Within the Kribbella aluminosa genome, the region GATGCTTAACGCCGTTAAGTACCTCGGAACCGTGCGTCGTACCCCCTGCGACGTTCCCTCTCGGGAAGGTGGAATTCATGCCTGCTCATGTTCCGAACGCCGGATGGTCCCGGCGCGATCTGCTGAAGCGGACCGGCGGACTCGCCGCGCTCGCCGCGTTGACCGCGGCCTGCGGCGGCAATACCGGCCGACCGTCGTCCGGTGGGGGTGGTGGGTCCAAACCCAGCCTCTCGCAGTGGTACCACCAGTACGGCGAGGCCGGCACCCAGCAGGCGGCGCAGAAGTACGCGAAGGCGTACACCGACGCGAACGTGACCGTGCAATGGACGCCGGGCGACTACGGCACCAAGCTCTCCTCGGGCCTGCTGTCCAGCAAGGGGCCCGACGTCTTCGAGAGCCAGCTGAACATCGGCATGGTGAAGAGCAACCAGGTGGTCGCGCTCGACGACATCATCGCCGACGTCAAGGACGACTTCCTGCCCGGCGACCTCGCCACGAACACCGTGGACGGCAAGATCTACGGGATCCGGATGATCATCGACCCGCAGGTCATCTACTACCGCAAGTCGCTGCTGGACAAGGCCGGCATCAAGCCGCCGCAGACCATCGACGACCTGATCTCCGCGGCCAAGGAGCTCACCACCAACAAGGTGAAGGGCATCTTCGTCGGCAACGACGGCGGCCTCGCCCTCGGGAGCCCGGCGCTCTGGGCGGCCGGCGGCGACCGGCTCACCAAGGACCACAAGCCCGGCTTCTCCGGTGACGGCCCGGTCAAGATGTTCGGCAAGCTGCACGAGCTCTACGCGAGCAAGAGCGTCCTGCTCGGCTCGCCGACCGACTGGACCGACCCGGGCGCGATCAACCAGGGCCTGTGCGCGATGCAGTGGATCGGCATGTGGGCGGTGCCGGGGATGCAGAAGGCGCTCGGCGACGACCTCGGCGTGATCCCGTTCCCGGCCCTCGACGCGTCGAACAAGCCGGCCGTGTACTCCGGCGGCTGGACCCAGTTCGTCTCCGCGAAGAGTCCGAACGTCGACGCGGCGAAGAAGTTCGTGAAGTGGCTGTGGATCGACCAGGCCGCGGACCAGGAGGACTGGTCGCTCAGCTACGGCTTCCACATCCCGCCGCGGAAGAGCGTCGCGGCCAAGGCGGCCAAGCTGCAGAGCGGCGTCGCGGCCGACACCGTGAAGCTGACCCAGGACTACGGT harbors:
- a CDS encoding ABC transporter substrate-binding protein, which codes for MPAHVPNAGWSRRDLLKRTGGLAALAALTAACGGNTGRPSSGGGGGSKPSLSQWYHQYGEAGTQQAAQKYAKAYTDANVTVQWTPGDYGTKLSSGLLSSKGPDVFESQLNIGMVKSNQVVALDDIIADVKDDFLPGDLATNTVDGKIYGIRMIIDPQVIYYRKSLLDKAGIKPPQTIDDLISAAKELTTNKVKGIFVGNDGGLALGSPALWAAGGDRLTKDHKPGFSGDGPVKMFGKLHELYASKSVLLGSPTDWTDPGAINQGLCAMQWIGMWAVPGMQKALGDDLGVIPFPALDASNKPAVYSGGWTQFVSAKSPNVDAAKKFVKWLWIDQAADQEDWSLSYGFHIPPRKSVAAKAAKLQSGVAADTVKLTQDYGHTDDPAWTPKMGTAFGDMLTNIIKKGADPAAEIANAEKTVNDELKRLFG